From the genome of Candidatus Neomarinimicrobiota bacterium, one region includes:
- a CDS encoding nucleotidyl transferase AbiEii/AbiGii toxin family protein, translating to KSHELLCYTLEEILVEKLRSVMQRVQARDFYDIWYLIEDQGMDAGYLTPDFETKCEQKGLKPGEFHAKLQQRIPQYRARWRRSITSQIQDLPDFEKVLREVNRKLKDFPAS from the coding sequence GAAAAGTCATGAATTACTTTGCTACACACTGGAAGAGATACTGGTTGAGAAGTTGCGATCAGTGATGCAGCGGGTACAGGCCAGGGATTTCTATGATATCTGGTATCTCATTGAAGATCAGGGGATGGATGCTGGCTATCTCACACCTGACTTCGAAACAAAGTGCGAGCAGAAAGGTCTCAAGCCAGGGGAGTTCCATGCAAAGCTCCAACAGCGCATACCCCAATACCGGGCGAGGTGGAGAAGATCAATCACCTCACAGATACAGGATCTTCCTGACTTTGAGAAGGTGTTGCGTGAGGTGAATCGCAAGCTCAAAGATTTTCCTGCCAGCTGA
- a CDS encoding transcriptional regulator, with product MDKFLARHSVFTINELDDFLLQRGTTKISARNSVLRHHKGAGRIKLIRRGLYAVIPTGANPDTYQVDPYLIASKLKPDAVLAYHTALEFHGNAYSVYSRFTYTSSERSAPLKYQSSEYLRVPIPTAFRKKAPDSAGVKTIIRSGGSVQVTNLERTLVDVLHRPDLSGSWEEIWRSLGSVEYFDTEQVIKYVKALKNATIAAKVGFFLDQHRDTLLLDDSYLTPLQRLVPKQPHYLERGNRKDCKLIKDWNLMVPHKILDRDWEEPS from the coding sequence ATGGACAAGTTTTTAGCTAGACATTCCGTGTTTACAATAAATGAGCTGGATGACTTCCTTTTACAACGAGGAACGACTAAAATCAGTGCGCGGAATTCTGTCTTACGACACCACAAAGGAGCTGGGCGTATAAAACTGATACGTAGAGGTCTTTATGCTGTCATACCAACTGGGGCAAATCCTGATACGTACCAGGTTGATCCATATCTCATAGCATCAAAGTTGAAACCCGATGCAGTATTGGCATATCATACAGCGCTTGAGTTCCATGGGAATGCTTATTCCGTGTACTCACGGTTTACCTACACTTCTTCTGAGCGATCAGCTCCCTTGAAGTATCAGTCTAGTGAGTACTTGCGGGTACCCATACCAACAGCATTCAGGAAGAAGGCACCAGATTCAGCAGGAGTAAAGACAATCATACGTTCTGGAGGATCGGTCCAAGTAACAAACCTTGAGCGGACTCTTGTGGACGTTTTACACCGTCCTGACCTGAGTGGAAGCTGGGAAGAGATATGGCGTTCCCTGGGTTCGGTGGAATACTTCGACACAGAACAGGTAATCAAATATGTCAAGGCATTGAAAAATGCAACAATCGCAGCTAAAGTGGGGTTTTTCCTGGATCAACATCGGGATACCCTTCTTCTGGATGATTCATATCTCACTCCATTACAGCGGCTAGTGCCCAAGCAACCACACTACTTGGAACGTGGAAATCGAAAGGATTGTAAGTTGATCAAAGATTGGAACTTAATGGTTCCTCACAAGATATTGGATAGAGATTGGGAAGAACCATCATGA
- a CDS encoding nucleotidyl transferase AbiEii/AbiGii toxin family protein: MRIASEEIMSISESTGHRPDILEKVLQLLHLLNSLNTHPFLKDKWVLKGGTALNVFALDLPRLSVDIDINYGSSS; the protein is encoded by the coding sequence ATGAGAATCGCATCTGAAGAAATAATGTCTATTTCAGAATCGACTGGACACAGACCAGATATCCTGGAGAAAGTACTTCAGCTGCTACACCTGTTGAATAGTTTGAATACTCATCCATTCCTTAAAGATAAGTGGGTTCTCAAAGGTGGAACCGCCCTCAATGTGTTTGCATTGGACCTACCCAGGTTATCCGTTGATATTGATATTAATTATGGTTCATCGTCATAA